One segment of bacterium DNA contains the following:
- a CDS encoding DUF433 domain-containing protein, translating to MNELLKRISINPQVCHGQPCVKGTRVPVWIVVQFLANGDSADEVMAAYPALEREDVQACLVYAAELTRERVLPIDLAS from the coding sequence ATGAACGAACTCCTCAAACGCATCAGCATCAACCCGCAGGTCTGCCACGGGCAACCCTGTGTGAAGGGAACGCGAGTCCCCGTGTGGATCGTCGTCCAGTTCCTGGCGAACGGGGACTCCGCGGATGAGGTGATGGCTGCGTATCCCGCGCTGGAGCGCGAAGACGTTCAGGCTTGCCTCGTCTATGCAGCGGAGCTGACTCGCGAGAGAGTCCTTCCGATCGACCTCGCGTCTTGA
- a CDS encoding transposase family protein — MPDLALLVNLLQLALKNRTQLALENIALRHQLAVYKRTVKRPRIEDRDRIFWLAVMRMLREWREALVFVKPETVVRWHRQGFRYYWRWKSRAKPGRPPISREVINLIRRLSRENVLWGAPRIRDELALLGHMVAESTVAKYMVKRPRAGDGQSWRTFLDNHMADTAACDFFVVPTLTFKLLYGFVVLSHDRRRILHINVTANPTATWTARQIVEAFPYGAVPKYLVRDRDSIYGFAFRAQCRALGIKEVRIARRSPWQNPFAERLIGSIRRECVDHIVPFNERHLLRTLRAYVEYYNKSRTHMSLDGNAPVARLRSSGVGDVIADPVLGGLHHVYRRTA, encoded by the coding sequence ATGCCCGACCTCGCTCTGCTCGTGAACCTGCTTCAGCTCGCGCTCAAGAACCGCACCCAGCTCGCGCTCGAGAACATCGCGCTGCGCCACCAGCTCGCCGTCTACAAACGAACCGTCAAGCGCCCGCGGATCGAAGACCGTGACCGCATCTTCTGGCTGGCTGTCATGCGGATGCTCCGCGAGTGGCGCGAGGCGCTCGTCTTCGTGAAGCCTGAGACCGTGGTCCGATGGCACCGCCAGGGTTTCCGCTACTACTGGCGATGGAAGTCGCGCGCCAAGCCCGGCCGACCACCGATCAGCCGAGAGGTGATCAACCTCATTCGGCGCCTGTCACGCGAGAACGTGCTCTGGGGTGCGCCTCGCATCCGAGACGAGCTCGCACTGCTCGGGCACATGGTCGCGGAGTCGACAGTCGCGAAGTACATGGTCAAGCGTCCGCGGGCAGGTGACGGACAGAGCTGGCGCACGTTCCTCGACAACCACATGGCCGACACCGCAGCCTGCGACTTCTTCGTCGTACCCACGCTGACGTTCAAGCTGTTGTACGGCTTCGTCGTGCTGTCGCACGATCGTCGGCGCATCCTGCATATCAACGTGACGGCGAACCCAACGGCGACCTGGACGGCGAGGCAGATCGTCGAGGCGTTCCCGTACGGAGCGGTTCCCAAGTACCTCGTGCGCGACAGGGACTCGATCTACGGCTTCGCGTTCCGAGCGCAATGCAGAGCATTGGGCATCAAGGAAGTCCGGATAGCTCGACGGTCGCCTTGGCAGAATCCGTTTGCTGAACGCCTGATCGGCAGCATCCGACGCGAGTGCGTCGATCACATCGTTCCGTTCAACGAACGACACTTGCTGCGCACCCTTCGGGCGTACGTCGAGTACTACAACAAATCGAGGACGCACATGTCGCTCGATGGAAACGCGCCTGTAGCGCGTCTTCGTAGCTCGGGTGTCGGTGACGTGATTGCCGATCCTGTTCTCGGCGGCCTGCATCACGTCTACCGACGAACCGCGTAG